The genomic window AAAATCAATTAGCAACCAGAAAAACCAGTTTTATTTTTGAAAGCGTTAAAAGTTTTGTCGAGCAGATAGGAGTGGTGATTATCATTATATTGACTGCATATTTTGTGTTGAACAACCAGATGACAATTGGTGCCATAATGTTTCATATTATGTTGTTTAATAATGTTTCGTCTCCGATTAGACAATTACACCGAATTTACGACGAAGTAAACGATGCTCTTATTTACTCTGAAGGCTTTTTTGATATTTTAGAATCAGAGCAGGAAATAGAAACAACGGGAGATTTTATTCCACAAAAAATTAGCGGATTAATAGAGGTTAAAAATGTAGATTTTGTGTATCCAAACGGAACGCAGGCATTATACAATATTAATTTTACGGTAAAACCAAACGAGACTTCGGCTTTGGTCGGACTCAGCGGTGCAGGAAAAAGTACTGTAATTAATTTGCTGGATAAATTTTATCAGCCTTCGTCGGGTCATATTTTTTTAGATGGAGTTGATTTAACAGATTATAATACAGATTTCCTTCGTAAAAATATTGGATTAGTGCTTCAGAAAAACCATATTTTTAAAGGCACAATTGCAGAGAATATTTTGTACGGAAAGCCAGAAGCTTCAAAAGAGGAAATTATTGAAGCGGCGAAACAAGCCTATATTCATGAGCAAGTAATTCAATTGCCAAAAGGATATGATTCTGATGCACATTTACTTTCTGGCGGACAACAACAGCGAATTGCCATTGCAAGATTATTTTTGAAAAATCCGCCCATAATTTTCTTAGATGAACCAACCGCGAGCCTAGATGCGATTGCTACAGAACAAATAAAAAAGTCTCTTGATGCCATAAAAAAAGATAGAACTGTAATTATAATTTCGCACAGTATTTCTCAAATTATTGACGCCTCAAATATTATAGTTTTAGAAAAAGGAAGATGTGTCGAAAAAGGAACTCATGACGAATTATATGATAATAAAGGAACGTATTATCAAATATTTATGGCAATGGCCAATAGTTTAAATATTGAGAAAATCACTCAGACTTTTGACTGATATAATTTAAAACTATTTTTTCGACAAGAAAAGCAAAAGTGATTCCGAATGTATAAGCAACAATGTCAGACCATAAAAATCCCTGTCCTAAAACATACCTGCCAAACAGCGTTTTTCTAAGTTCTATAATCCATTCTGCCTGATACAACTGCAGAAATTCAATTCCGTAGCAAATCAAAAGTGAAATAATTGCTATTAAATATGCTTTTTTGAATGGAAGAAATATTCGAACCAAAAAGTAATTCATAACTGCATACAAAAAATCGCCAATCCATAAGGGAATAAATGAGATTTTTCTAGAAAGGATTCCGAGTAAAATGATGCTTAGGAAAACGATGAAATAATAGATTCTGGATTTCAAATTAGGAATTTTAGTTTGGGCAAATTTATATTTTTTTTAGCTAAAACGGATTGTTTTTGTCATTCCGAGGAACGAGGAATCGCACAAGAAATTCCGCAAAGGAATGAGTCAATCTTTTTAGATTAGCTAGTGTGATTCTTCGTTCCTCAGAATGACAAACTGTTTTGGTTACGTTGTGTTTAAGCGTTAATAAAGCAGAAAGAAGGGACTTAAAGTACATTTTTAGGGAACGAAAAATACAAATCTCAAATTGATTGACTTTATTTCATAAATTTATCAGTTCAATTTATTTACTATCAAAAATAACCACATGAATTCAAAATTTTTTCCCCTGATTTTATCTTTATTTCTTTTCGGAAATCTAAGCTATTCTCAAAAAGACAAATCATTTAACATTCAAAAGCAGTTAGAGTATTGCGCAGCACAAGCTTCTAAAACTTTAAAAGTGATTCCGAATGACGGGACTTCTCCAAGAACAATTCCTAACGGAAGTAAAGATTGGAAATTTGTTGACTATAAAGACTGGACAAGCGGATTTTGGCCTGGCGAATTGTGGTTTTTGTATGAAGCTTCAAAAGATAAAAAATGGGAAAAAGAAGCCGATAAATTCACCCGTTTTTTAACCCCTCTATCTGTCAGTAAAGCAAATGACCACGATTTAGGTTTTCAGGTTTTTAATAGTTTTGGAAACGGATATCGATTGACTAAAAATCCAGAGTATAAACAAATTATATTGAAAACCGCCGATACGCTGGCAACACTTTTTAATCCGAAAGTAGGAACAATCCAATCTTGGCCGCATAATAAAATGGGAGGTCATAATACGATTATTGATAATATGATGAATTTGGAACTTCTGTTTTGGGCTTCAAAAAATGGAGGTAACAAAAAACTTTACGACATTGCCGTTAAACACGCAGAAACTACAATGGCAAATCATTTTAGGCCAGACAATACTTCTTACCATGTAGTAATTTATGATTACGAAACTGGGAAAAAGATCAAAGGCAGAACAGCTCAAGGTTACAGCGATGACAGTATGTGGGCGCGAGGACAAACTTGGGCAATTTATGGATTTACAATGACTTATAGAGAAACTAAAGATCCTAAATTTTTAGATTTCGCACATAAATTAGCCCGTGTTTATTTGGATAAATTAACAACTGAAGATTTAATTCCGTATTGGGATTTCAATGCGCCCAATATTCCTAACGAACCTAGAGATGCTTCTGCGGCAGCGATTGTTTCTTCGGCGCTTTTAGAATTGAGTTCTTATACAAAAGATAAAAATTTGAAAACAGAGTATTTAGCAAAAGCCAAAAAGATGATTGTTTCACTTTCAGATCATTATCAAAGCCACGAAGTTAATTCGGCATTTCTATTGCATTCTACGGGTCATAAACCTGCAGGAAGTGAAATAGATTGTTCTATAAATTACGCAGATTATTACTATCTTGAGGCATTATTAAGACTTCAAAAACTAAAATAAAATTATCATGAAGAAAATAAGCCAAATTGTATTTGCAATAATGATGGTATTGATGCTTGCCAGCTGTAAAAATACCAAACAAAAACTTCAGGAATATGTTGTTGAATATAATAAGACCGCGCCAAGTTTTAGAGCCGACCATGTAACATTAACAACGGCCAGAGGTTACATAAACGATAATAAAATTGAATTGCGTTTTGAAACCGATTTAGAACAAAATGAGGCGAACAAACTAGCATCAGGAATCTCTTTTGTGAAACTAATTAAGAAACTTATTGCCAAAGATCAGATTCCGAGACAATTGATTGAAGAAGGAGTTCAGTTTGATGTTTACTTTTTAGCTGATGACAACACAGTTCTCGGAAAAGAAATCTTAAATGGTGAATCTCTTAAATATTTTTTAAAGTAAAAAACAGTGCTTTAAGAAGTTTAAATTCCTACATATGAAAGTCTCTTTAAATAACAAATTAAAGAGACTTTTTTGTGATTATACTTCAAATAAAGGGGAAAAAAGCTTTTTGAATTCTTACATTTTTTTTCTTTTTTTAAGGTTAATCAATTTGTATTCAATCGATTATCTGTTATATTTTGTCGGCAAAATATTGTTTTTGTATTATAAATTAATTATGTTTGAGTTAAAAAATAACTATAAAACCAATAATTTATGAAAAAAATTACCCAAATCGCATTCGCGCTCTTCTTTGCATTGTTTTTAGTTAGCTGTAAAAACACCAAGCAGAAAATTCAGGAACATGTAAGTACTTATAATAATTCTTCTTCTATAAAAGGAAACGGAATTACAAGTACAACAGCAAAAGCTTTTCTGAATGACAACAAAATCGAAATCAGAATCGAAACGAATTTAGAAGAGACCGATGCCAACAGAATTGCCTACAAAGAGTCATTTCCAGATTTATTAAAGGAAATGATCAAAAACGATCAAATCTCAACAGAATTGATTAACGAAGGAGTTTCTTTTGATGTTTACTTCCTAGCTTACAATAATGCTATTTTGGCGCAGCAAGTTGTAAATAAAGAAGAATTAGCAGTATTAGAAGGAACTGCAGAACCAAATAAGGAAACTGCAAAATTGTAATTAAATAACAGAAGTAAAAAAGCCTCTTTAGAAATTAAAAGAGGCTTTTTTATTTATGAAAATTGCGTAACGTTTTTGAGGTTGTCAGGAAAATACATATCCGATAAATTAGCAAATTCGTCACCGCGCATAAAGATGTTAATATCTACATCTGCAAAACTATTTTTGCCTGCAGCGGCCAGAAGTTCATTTGCAGAATGAAGTGTGTTTTTATGAAAATGATACACACGATCAGATTTATCATTCACAACCAAACCTTTCATCAGCATTTTGTTTTGAGTTGCCACTCCAGTCGGACATTCATTATTGTGGCAGCGTAAAGCCTGAATACAGCCCAAAGAAAACATAAATCCTCTGGCGCTGTTACACATATCTGCGCCAAGTGCTACGGCATGTAGAATAGAATAACCAGAGATTATTTTTCCGCTTCCAATAATTCGCATTTTATCACGAATTCCTAAACGAACCAAAGTTTTGTTCACGAAAATTAGTGCTGGCTCAAACGGCATTCCAACTCCATCTGCAAATTCAAGTGGTGCGGCGCCAGTACCGCCTTCTGCACCGTCAACTGTGATAAAGTCGGGGTAAATATCTTCGGCAATCATTTCTTGGCAGATAGCTTCAAACTCGGCTGTGTTTCCAATACATAATTTAAATCCGATTGGTTTTCCGTTAGATAAATCACGTAATTGTTTGATGAAATGAATTAATCCTTTTGCATCAGAAAAAGCATGATGACCTGGAGGAGACAGAATCATGGTATGTGGTACCACGCCTCTAATTTTAGCAATCTGTTCCGTGTTTTTAGCGGCAGGAAGCACACCTCCATGACCCGGTTTTGCACCTTGCGAAAGTTTGATTTCGATCATTTTTACATTCGGAAGATTTGCTTTTTCTGAGAATTTTTCAGGACTAAAATTTCCTTCTGCATCACGGCATCCAAAATAACCTGTACCAATCTGCCAGGTAATATCGCCGCCACCGGCAAGATGAAATTCAGTCAATCCGCCTTCGCCTGTATTTTGGTAAAAGTTCCCTTTTTTTGCACCAATATTAATAGCACGAACTGCATGCTCGCTCAAAGAACCAAAACTCATTGCCGAAACATTAAATAAGGAAGCAGAGTAAGGCTGTTTACAATCTTTTCCGCCAACTAATACGCGAGGTAATTCTTCGTTTACTTGTGCCGGGAAAATAGAATGTTTGATTCCTTCGTAGTTTTCAGTATTTAAGTTTAACTGCGTTCCGAAAGGAGTGCTCGAATCTATATTTTTGGCTCTTTGGTAAACCAATGAACGCTGATTTCTAGAGAAAGGTTTTCCGTCTGTAGATCTTTCGATAAAATACTGCTGAATTTCTGGTGAAATCATTTCAAATAAATATCTGAAATACCCCAAAACAGGAAAGTTTCTTAAAATCGCGTGCTTTTTCTGAGAAGCATTGTAAACTCCGATAATCAATAAAAGCGGGATAATAAAAACGAGTAAATAACCTCGTCCTGTATAATAGTAAATTGCGGCAACAATTAGAAACAATAAGAATCCGTAAATAAAGAATTTCTTTCTCATGTTTTTAAAAAATTTAATAGGTAATAAATGCGTAATTAATTGAATCTTAAACGAACGTAAACGTGCTTGATTCCTTTTTTGTCTGATTCTCTTTCATCAATCTCCAGAATATCTGTCAGCGATTTTAACATTGGCGTAAGCTTGGAATAGCCATAATTTCGAGGGTCAAATTCAGGTTTTTTCTTCACAACCAAGTTGCCGACATCTCCTAAGAACGCCCATCCGTCATCATCTTCAAGATCTTCAATTGTGGCTTCTATAAGCTCAATAGTTTGTTTGTCAACTTTATGGAGTGCTTTCTCAGCTGGTTTTTCAACTGGTTTTTTAGTATCTGCAGCTGCAGTTGTGGTTTTTGGTTTTTTCTTCTGTATGGCACCGTCTAGAACTTCAATATAAATAAATCTGTCACAGGCAACAATAAACGAGCTTGGAGTTTTCTTCTCACCAATACCAATTACTTTCATACCGGATTCTCTCAAACGAATGGCCAGACGTGTAAAATCACTGTCGCTTGAAACGATACAGAAACCGTCTAATTTTCCAGAGTACAAAAGATCCATAGCATCAATAATCAAAGCCGAATCTGATGAGTTTTTTCCAACGGTATAACTGTATTGCTGAATAGGAGTAATGGCATGTTCCAATAAAACGCCTTTCCATCCGTTCGCATTAGGTTTGGTCCAGTCGGCATAAATCCTTTTAGTAGTTGGTGTTCCCAGTTTTGCGATCTCTTCCATCATGCCTTTTACATTGCTGTAAGGTACGTTGTCGGCATCTATAAGGACAGCCAGTTTTAAATCTTTTGAGTTGGTTAAAGGCATTATTTCAATATTAGAAATTAAGTATATTCAAAGTTAAAATTAAAATTGGTTTTTATAAGAATTGAATGATGAATAAGTGTTTCGAAAAGCACTAATTATTTTCATTATAAATAATATTGGATAAACTAAAAATTAATTAAAGATAAATTTGTCTTTTATTTTAAATCTCTTTACCTTTGTGTCCAATTAATAGAGAAATGT from Flavobacterium fluviale includes these protein-coding regions:
- a CDS encoding ABC transporter ATP-binding protein, whose amino-acid sequence is MQLSVLYKKIMPFVKPYRKMVIATLLLTFLGSFAAQVNALILKYTVDTINNLMVAHEPLSKGFHLLGIISIVLLTKELVNSVVQFGQKFYGEKLRIFITRDISQTIVEKILSYRMEFYTSDENESGKLQTRIDLGISSLTRLVQNFFIDILPLFANAFVALVIMFYANVYVGLVSLCIIPIYFYISQLQARKLSGFRRRMRNYRETKNNGIISLIESITVIKSFVRESTEADRHEKIQYEMTENQLATRKTSFIFESVKSFVEQIGVVIIIILTAYFVLNNQMTIGAIMFHIMLFNNVSSPIRQLHRIYDEVNDALIYSEGFFDILESEQEIETTGDFIPQKISGLIEVKNVDFVYPNGTQALYNINFTVKPNETSALVGLSGAGKSTVINLLDKFYQPSSGHIFLDGVDLTDYNTDFLRKNIGLVLQKNHIFKGTIAENILYGKPEASKEEIIEAAKQAYIHEQVIQLPKGYDSDAHLLSGGQQQRIAIARLFLKNPPIIFLDEPTASLDAIATEQIKKSLDAIKKDRTVIIISHSISQIIDASNIIVLEKGRCVEKGTHDELYDNKGTYYQIFMAMANSLNIEKITQTFD
- a CDS encoding ribosomal maturation YjgA family protein, translated to MKSRIYYFIVFLSIILLGILSRKISFIPLWIGDFLYAVMNYFLVRIFLPFKKAYLIAIISLLICYGIEFLQLYQAEWIIELRKTLFGRYVLGQGFLWSDIVAYTFGITFAFLVEKIVLNYISQKSE
- a CDS encoding glycoside hydrolase family 88 protein, with translation MNSKFFPLILSLFLFGNLSYSQKDKSFNIQKQLEYCAAQASKTLKVIPNDGTSPRTIPNGSKDWKFVDYKDWTSGFWPGELWFLYEASKDKKWEKEADKFTRFLTPLSVSKANDHDLGFQVFNSFGNGYRLTKNPEYKQIILKTADTLATLFNPKVGTIQSWPHNKMGGHNTIIDNMMNLELLFWASKNGGNKKLYDIAVKHAETTMANHFRPDNTSYHVVIYDYETGKKIKGRTAQGYSDDSMWARGQTWAIYGFTMTYRETKDPKFLDFAHKLARVYLDKLTTEDLIPYWDFNAPNIPNEPRDASAAAIVSSALLELSSYTKDKNLKTEYLAKAKKMIVSLSDHYQSHEVNSAFLLHSTGHKPAGSEIDCSINYADYYYLEALLRLQKLK
- a CDS encoding FMN-binding glutamate synthase family protein; the protein is MRKKFFIYGFLLFLIVAAIYYYTGRGYLLVFIIPLLLIIGVYNASQKKHAILRNFPVLGYFRYLFEMISPEIQQYFIERSTDGKPFSRNQRSLVYQRAKNIDSSTPFGTQLNLNTENYEGIKHSIFPAQVNEELPRVLVGGKDCKQPYSASLFNVSAMSFGSLSEHAVRAINIGAKKGNFYQNTGEGGLTEFHLAGGGDITWQIGTGYFGCRDAEGNFSPEKFSEKANLPNVKMIEIKLSQGAKPGHGGVLPAAKNTEQIAKIRGVVPHTMILSPPGHHAFSDAKGLIHFIKQLRDLSNGKPIGFKLCIGNTAEFEAICQEMIAEDIYPDFITVDGAEGGTGAAPLEFADGVGMPFEPALIFVNKTLVRLGIRDKMRIIGSGKIISGYSILHAVALGADMCNSARGFMFSLGCIQALRCHNNECPTGVATQNKMLMKGLVVNDKSDRVYHFHKNTLHSANELLAAAGKNSFADVDINIFMRGDEFANLSDMYFPDNLKNVTQFS
- a CDS encoding NYN domain-containing protein → MPLTNSKDLKLAVLIDADNVPYSNVKGMMEEIAKLGTPTTKRIYADWTKPNANGWKGVLLEHAITPIQQYSYTVGKNSSDSALIIDAMDLLYSGKLDGFCIVSSDSDFTRLAIRLRESGMKVIGIGEKKTPSSFIVACDRFIYIEVLDGAIQKKKPKTTTAAADTKKPVEKPAEKALHKVDKQTIELIEATIEDLEDDDGWAFLGDVGNLVVKKKPEFDPRNYGYSKLTPMLKSLTDILEIDERESDKKGIKHVYVRLRFN